A section of the Saccopteryx leptura isolate mSacLep1 chromosome 4, mSacLep1_pri_phased_curated, whole genome shotgun sequence genome encodes:
- the SLITRK5 gene encoding SLIT and NTRK-like protein 5, which yields MHTCCPPVTLEQDLHRKMHSWMLQTLAFALTSLVLSCAETIDYYGEICDNACPCEEKDGILTVSCENRGIISLSEISPPRFPVYHLLLSGNLLNRLYPNEFVNYTGASILHLGSNVIQDIETGAFHGLRGLRRLHLNNNKLELLRDDIFLGLESLEYLQVDYNYISVIEPNAFGKLHFLQVLILNDNLLSSLPNNLFRFVPLTHLDLRGNRLKLLPYVGLLQHMDKVVELQLEENPWNCSCELIPLKDWLDSISYSALVGDVVCETPFRLHGRDLDEVSKQELCPRKLISDYEMRPQTPLSTTGYLHTTPASVNSVATSSSAVYKPPLKTPKGTRQPNKPRVRPTSRQPFKDLSYSNSGPSIAYQTKSPVPLECPTQCYCNLQISDLGLNVNCQERKIESIAELQPKPYNPKKMYLTENYIAVVRRSDFLEATGLDLLHLGNNRISMIQDHAFGDLTNLRRLYLNGNRIEKLSPELFYGLQSLQYLFLQYNLIREIQSGTFDPVPNLQLLFLNNNLLQTMPSGVFSSLTLLRLNLRSNHFTSLPVSGVLDQLKSLIQIDLHDNPWDCTCDVVGMKLWVEQLKVGVLVDEVICKAPKNFAETDMRSIKSELLCPDYSDVVVSTPTPSSVQVPVRTSAVTPTVRLNSTGAPAGLGAGGGASSVPLSVLILSLLLVFIMSVFVAAGLFVLVMKRRKKNQSDHTSTNNSDVSSFNMQYSVYSGGGGAGGHPHAHVHHRGPSLPKVKTPAGHVYEYIPHPLGHMCKNPIYRSREGNSVEDYKDLHELKVTYSSNHHLQQPPPPPPPPQPQQQPPPQLQLPPADDERREGHHLRSPAYSVSTIEPREDLLSPVQDADRFYRGILEPDKHCATTPAGSSLPEYPKFPCSPAAYTFSPNYDLRRPHQYLHPGAGDSRLREPVLYSPPSAVFVEPNRNEYLELKAKLNVEPDYLEVLEKQTTFSQF from the coding sequence ATGCACACTTGCTGCCCCCCAGTAACTTTGGAACAGGACCTTCACAGAAAAATGCATAGCTGGATGCTGCAGACTCTAGCATTTGCTCTAACATCTCTCGTCCTCTCGTGTGCAGAAACCATCGATTATTATGGGGAAATTTGTGACAATGCATGTCCTTGTGAGGAAAAGGACGGCATTTTAACTGTGAGCTGTGAAAACCGAGGGATCATCAGCCTCTCTGAAATTAGCCCTCCTCGTTTCCCAGTCTACCACCTCTTGTTGTCTGGAAACCTTTTGAACCGTCTTTATCCCAATGAGTTTGTCAATTATACTGGGGCTTCAATTCTGCATTTGGGTAGCAACGTTATCCAGGACATTGAGACCGGAGCTTTTCATGGTCTGCGTGGTTTAAGGAGGCTGCATTTGAACAATAATAAATTGGAACTTCTTCGTGATGATATATTCCTTGGCTTGGAGAGCCTGGAGTACCTACAGGTCGATTATAATTACATCAGTGTCATTGAACCCAATGCTTTTGGGAAACTGCATTTTTTGCAGGTGCTTATCCTCAATGACAATCTCTTGTCCAGTTTACCCAACAACCTCTTCCGTTTTGTGCCCTTAACGCACTTGGATCTGCGGGGAAACCGACTGAAACTTTTGCCCTATGTGGGGCTGTTGCAACACATGGATAAAGTTGTGGAGTTACAGCTGGAGGAAAACCCTTGGAATTGCTCCTGTGAACTGATCCCACTGAAGGATTGGTTGGACAGTATCTCCTACTCGGCCCTGGTGGGAGATGTGGTTTGTGAGACACCCTTCCGCTTACATGGCCGGGATTTAGACGAAGTGTCCAAGCAGGAACTTTGCCCGAGGAAACTTATTTCAGACTACGAGATGAGGCCGCAGACGCCTTTGAGTACCACGGGGTATTTACACACCACCCCGGCTTCGGTGAATTCTGTGGCCACTTCTTCCTCTGCTGTTTACAAACCCCCTTTGAAAACCCCTAAGGGGACCCGCCAACCCAACAAGCCCAGGGTGCGCCCCACCTCTAGACAGCCCTTCAAGGACTTGAGCTACAGTAATTCTGGCCCCAGCATCGCCTACCAGACCAAATCTCCCGTGCCTTTGGAGTGTCCCACCCAGTGCTATTGCAACCTGCAAATCTCTGATCTGGGCCTCAACGTCAACTGCCAGGAGCGAAAGATCGAGAGCATCGCAGAGCTGCAGCCCAAGCCCTACAACCCCAAGAAAATGTATCTGACAGAGAACTACATCGCGGTGGTGCGCAGGAGCGACTTCCTGGAGGCCACGGGGCTGGACCTTCTCCACTTGGGCAACAACCGCATCTCAATGATCCAGGACCACGCCTTTGGAGATCTCACCAACCTGAGGCGCCTCTATCTGAATGGCAACAGGATCGAAAAGCTGAGCCCAGAGTTGTTTTATGGCCTGCAGAGCCTGCAGTATCTCTTCCTCCAATATAACCTCATTCGCGAGATTCAGTCTGGGACTTTCGATCCGGTCCCCAACCTCCAGCTGCTATTCCTGAATAACAACCTCCTGCAGACGATGCCCTCAGGCGTCTTCTCCAGCCTGACACTCCTCAGGCTGAACCTGAGGAGTAACCACTTCACCTCCTTGCCGGTGAGTGGAGTTCTGGACCAGTTGAAGTCACTCATCCAAATCGACCTGCACGACAACCCTTGGGATTGTACCTGCGACGTGGTGGGCATGAAGCTGTGGGTCGAGCAGCTCAAAGTGGGTGTCTTGGTGGACGAAGTCATCTGCAAGGCGCCCAAGAATTTCGCCGAGACAGATATGCGCTCCATCAAGTCGGAACTGCTCTGCCCAGACTATTCCGACGTGGTCGTTTCCACGCCCACACCCTCCTCCGTCCAGGTCCCAGTGAGGACCAGCGCAGTGACCCCCACCGTGCGGTTGAACAGCACGGGGGCCCCCGCGGGCTTGGGCGCAGGCGGAGGCGCGTCCTCGGTGCCCTTGTCGGTGTTGATCCTCAGCCTGCTGCTGGTTTTCATCATGTCCGTCTTTGTGGCCGCTGGGCTCTTCGTGCTGGTTATGAAGCGCAGGAAGAAGAACCAGAGCGACCACACCAGCACAAACAATTCCGACGTGAGCTCCTTCAACATGCAGTACAGCGTGTACAGCGGCGGGGGCGGTGCGGGCGGCCACCCGCACGCGCACGTGCACCACCGCGGGCCCTCGCTGCCCAAGGTGAAGACGCCCGCGGGCCACGTCTACGAGTACATCCCCCACCCGCTGGGCCACATGTGCAAAAATCCCATCTACCGCTCTCGAGAGGGCAACTCCGTGGAGGATTACAAAGACCTGCACGAGCTCAAGGTCACCTACAGCAGCAACCACCACCtgcagcagccgccgccgccgccgccgccgccgcagccccAGCAGCAGCCCCCGCCGCAGCTGCAGCTGCCGCCCGCGGACGACGAAAGGCGGGAAGGCCACCACTTGAGGAGCCCCGCCTATAGCGTCAGCACCATCGAGCCCCGGGAGGACCTGTTGTCGCCGGTGCAGGATGCCGACCGTTTTTACAGGGGCATCTTAGAACCAGACAAACACTGCGCTACCACCCCCGCGGGCAGTAGCCTCCCGGAATACCCCAAGTTCCCGTGCAGCCCTGCTGCTTACACTTTCTCCCCCAACTATGACCTGAGACGCCCCCACCAGTATTTGCACCCgggggcaggggacagcaggCTGCGGGAACCGGTGCTTTACAGCCCCCCCAGTGCTGTCTTTGTAGAACCCAACCGGAACGAATATCTGGAGTTAAAAGCAAAACTAAACGTTGAGCCGGACTACCTCGAAGTGCTGGAAAAACAGACCACATTTAGCCAGttctaa